The Phosphitispora fastidiosa region GCGGAGCCGCCACTGAGGCAGCAGCGGAGCCGTTGCCGCTTTAGCGGCTTACGGATTCCGGCGTGCCCCTTGCGGGTAGAGCCGAATTGGCGGTTTAGTCTGTGGCTTCGCCAGAAACAAGGTTAGATTTCTCCTGTAGCAGTACGGAAAATCGGTACAATGCCTCACCATATTTGGTTTGGTTATTTCCAGAAATGGAAGTGAACAAAAACTAATAAGAGTAAATAACTACTCTGTTATTATCCCTGTCGGCAACATACAGTTTCCCGCGTTCATCGTAAGCCAGTCCGGCAGGGTAACTGAATTCGCCAAACCCGTCACCTGACCCGCCGAACTCACCCAGATAATCACCGTTAACGGTAAACGAATACAATTTATCATTTGAGCTGTCACTTATATACACAATTTTCCGTGACCTGTTGTAAGCAATCCCCCGTGGATTAACCAGAACCCCATGTCTGAGGGTTTTAGCGGAATTCTCGCTAAACCTCAGGAAACCCGGGGTTTCTGAAGCTACACCATAAATCGATTTATTTTCGAAATCAATATCTGCTGCCGAAATTCCGGCAAAGCTTTTCAGCTGTTTAGCCGTATAATCACTGGTCTTTTTGCCCCCAGAATTGTAAATTTTGAATTTTTGAGAACCGGCATCAAACACATAGGCATTGGATTTACTGTCAATGTTTACGCTCAGGGGCAGAAACCGCTTTCCCTCATCACCGGAAATGGTGAAAAGATACCCTCCTCCGGAATTGTATACGATAACTTCTTTTCTGCTTCTGTCAGCAACATAGACATTACCATTGGGCGCAATATCAATACTTACCGGCTCCTGCAGTTCTGCAATGCCGCTCCCCGGCCCGCCAAAGTTAAGGGCATACCGGCCATCTTCTTCAATTACCGTAATTCTGTGATTGCCCGAATCCGCAATATATACTTCCCCGCGCAGTCCTACCGCTAAAGCGGTAGGGCGTTTCAGCCGCTGCCCCGGAGGACCTGTGATTACATTATACGGTTTTATTTGGGTATATTTTATGAACTCCGGCTCTTCCACCGAATTAATTAGAAATCCTATGCCCGCCAAAGCCGGTAATCCAAGCAAAGCCAGCCACAGGCAATACTTCCGGAACCACTTTTTCATCTTCAGCAGCATATCATACTATCCTCCGCTTTACTTTTTGAGACGCTGATCAGCCTTTGCGGCTTCCGGATGGTCCGGTATCATTTCGAGAACCCTCAGATAGGCGGCCCTGGCTTCCTCATTTTGGCCCATTCTCTCATATGCCTGTCCCAGCCAGTAATAGTTATCGGCCCCGGCCGGGTCTTTCTCGGCCGCATATCTAAACTGCCCGGCTGCCTGATCCCATTTCTCCTGGGTGAAATAAACCTTCCCAAGTTCAAAATAGGCATACTTGGAATCAGGATCAAGCTCCAGTGTTCTCTGAAACTCCTGTACCGCCTTCTCCAAGAGCCCCGTTTCTCGGTAAACCAGTCCCAG contains the following coding sequences:
- a CDS encoding 6-bladed beta-propeller, with the protein product MLLKMKKWFRKYCLWLALLGLPALAGIGFLINSVEEPEFIKYTQIKPYNVITGPPGQRLKRPTALAVGLRGEVYIADSGNHRITVIEEDGRYALNFGGPGSGIAELQEPVSIDIAPNGNVYVADRSRKEVIVYNSGGGYLFTISGDEGKRFLPLSVNIDSKSNAYVFDAGSQKFKIYNSGGKKTSDYTAKQLKSFAGISAADIDFENKSIYGVASETPGFLRFSENSAKTLRHGVLVNPRGIAYNRSRKIVYISDSSNDKLYSFTVNGDYLGEFGGSGDGFGEFSYPAGLAYDERGKLYVADRDNNRVVIYSY